The proteins below are encoded in one region of Streptomyces sp. NBC_01408:
- a CDS encoding penicillin acylase family protein, with amino-acid sequence MDLDDIGIAVESAVPHLAYPDVLLPWLFLVPRVAMGLNHLLADSEPLGADRTQLLRAAVEDAAAQPEAGPWGALHRLSPWTALPRDSDTASWPALAGDSECVLSTTRIPDVEGHLTRGPAARYVWDLADRDNSLWVVPLGASGADGPHHHDQLPLWERGELVPVITDWSLLRKEGGAPGPAEEVSGGRGAYPGPSGN; translated from the coding sequence GTGGACCTCGACGACATTGGGATCGCCGTCGAAAGCGCTGTCCCACACCTGGCCTACCCGGACGTCCTCCTGCCGTGGCTCTTCCTCGTGCCCCGGGTCGCGATGGGGCTCAACCACCTCCTGGCGGACTCCGAGCCCCTCGGCGCGGACCGTACGCAGCTGCTGCGGGCCGCTGTCGAGGACGCCGCGGCGCAGCCAGAGGCCGGCCCCTGGGGAGCTCTGCACCGGCTCTCCCCGTGGACGGCACTGCCCCGGGACAGCGACACGGCCTCGTGGCCCGCCCTAGCCGGCGACTCCGAGTGCGTCCTGTCCACGACCCGCATCCCGGACGTCGAAGGCCACCTCACGCGCGGTCCCGCCGCACGCTACGTATGGGACCTGGCCGACCGCGACAACAGCCTGTGGGTCGTCCCCCTCGGCGCCTCGGGGGCTGACGGGCCCCACCACCACGACCAGCTGCCCCTGTGGGAACGCGGCGAACTCGTGCCCGTGATCACGGACTGGAGCCTGCTACGCAAGGAGGGCGGTGCACCGGGGCCCGCCGAGGAAGTCAGCGGCGGACGCGGGGCATACCCAGGCCCGTCCGGGAATTGA